The Streptomyces sp. NBC_01689 genome includes a window with the following:
- a CDS encoding NDP-hexose 2,3-dehydratase family protein, with the protein MTITHAVPPGALTGLGRRFTLSAQTLDSPVTPNPVFREWFAEQRRANRYEVRRIPFRELVGWRFQGATGNLVHDSGRFFSVEGLHVRAEWNGHAASWSQPIINQPEIGILGIVVKEFDGVLHCLMQAKMEPGNIETVQLSPTVQATRSNYTGVHRGAPVTHIEYFAPPRTASRVLFDSLQSEQGSWFLRKRNRNMVVEALGPVPAHEDFVWLTLGQIHQLLHESNVVNMDARTVLSLIPSFADEGPPLHSMEHLLNRLTEIKAHRELVQTSMPLSAVRRWRRTEDGISHDSGHHFTVIAASVAAANREVTRWTQPLLAPAEQGLSAFLVRRIGGVPHLLAHARSEAGVLDVAELGPTVQCQPGRALTLPAPSRPQFLDLVLRAAPGSLLYDTVQSEEGGRFHHAGNRYVLMEVGDDFPVDVPEDFLWVTADQMSALLRHSNYLNIEARTLLTGLRAAWARGGTYAR; encoded by the coding sequence ATGACCATCACCCACGCGGTGCCCCCGGGCGCCCTCACCGGCCTCGGGCGGCGCTTCACACTGTCGGCCCAGACCCTGGACAGCCCGGTGACACCCAATCCGGTCTTCCGCGAATGGTTCGCCGAGCAGCGCCGCGCCAACCGCTACGAGGTGCGGCGCATCCCCTTCCGCGAACTGGTCGGCTGGCGCTTCCAGGGCGCCACCGGGAACCTGGTGCACGACAGCGGCCGGTTCTTCTCCGTCGAGGGCCTGCATGTGCGCGCCGAGTGGAACGGGCACGCCGCGTCCTGGTCGCAGCCCATCATCAACCAGCCGGAGATCGGCATCCTGGGCATCGTCGTCAAGGAGTTCGACGGCGTCCTGCACTGCCTGATGCAGGCCAAGATGGAACCCGGCAACATCGAGACCGTCCAGCTGTCCCCCACCGTGCAGGCCACCCGCAGCAACTACACCGGTGTGCACCGCGGCGCCCCCGTCACGCACATCGAGTACTTCGCGCCGCCGCGGACCGCCTCACGGGTGCTGTTCGACTCCCTGCAGTCCGAACAGGGCTCCTGGTTCCTGCGCAAGCGCAACCGGAACATGGTGGTGGAGGCGCTCGGCCCGGTGCCCGCGCACGAGGACTTCGTATGGCTGACGCTCGGTCAGATCCATCAGCTGCTGCACGAGTCGAACGTCGTCAACATGGACGCCCGGACCGTGCTGTCGCTGATCCCGTCCTTCGCCGACGAGGGGCCCCCGCTGCACTCCATGGAACACCTCCTCAACCGCCTCACCGAGATCAAGGCGCACCGGGAGCTGGTGCAGACCAGCATGCCGCTGTCGGCCGTCCGGCGCTGGCGGCGCACCGAGGACGGGATCTCCCACGACAGCGGCCACCACTTCACCGTCATCGCCGCGTCCGTGGCCGCCGCCAACCGCGAGGTCACCCGCTGGACCCAGCCGCTGCTCGCACCGGCCGAACAGGGCCTGTCCGCGTTCCTGGTGCGCCGCATCGGCGGTGTGCCGCACCTGCTGGCGCACGCCCGCTCCGAGGCGGGCGTGCTGGACGTCGCGGAGCTCGGCCCCACCGTGCAGTGCCAGCCGGGCCGCGCGCTGACCCTGCCCGCGCCGAGCCGGCCGCAGTTCCTGGACCTGGTCCTGCGGGCCGCTCCGGGCTCCCTGCTCTACGACACCGTGCAGTCCGAGGAGGGCGGCCGCTTCCACCACGCCGGCAACCGCTACGTCCTGATGGAGGTCGGCGACGACTTCCCCGTCGACGTGCCCGAGGACTTCCTGTGGGTGACCGCCGACCAGATGTCGGCGCTGCTGCGGCACAGCAACTACCTCAACATCGAGGCCCGTACGCTGCTGACCGGACTGCGCGCGGCGTGGGCGCGCGGCGGGACGTACGCCCGGTGA
- a CDS encoding Gfo/Idh/MocA family protein yields the protein MLRIGVLGCADIAGRRMLPSMARQPLVEVTAVASRTPARARAFTDRFGGTPVTGYARLLEREDVDAVYLPLPPELHAQWTLRALAAGKHVLCEKPFALRYADADKAVCLARERGLLLMESFMFLHHSQHARVRRLLDDGLIGELQLFGSEFGIPLRRESDGTHRRASTLPEVAAYPLRAARLFLGPGLRVAGAHVRAAGPHGPAPAGGALLTAPSGAAAQLAYGVEHAYRSGYDLWGSRGRLRLERAFSTPDEHVPVLHVERGAGVEEIRLAPDAHFTNIAGVFARAVLDGEDFTPHTEAVLDHARLVDEVEQAAARPAAP from the coding sequence GTGCTGCGGATCGGCGTGCTGGGCTGCGCGGACATCGCCGGGCGGCGCATGCTGCCCTCGATGGCCCGCCAGCCGCTCGTCGAGGTGACCGCCGTGGCCAGCCGCACCCCCGCCAGGGCGCGCGCGTTCACCGACCGGTTCGGCGGCACGCCGGTGACCGGCTACGCACGGCTGCTGGAACGCGAGGACGTGGACGCGGTGTACCTGCCGCTGCCGCCCGAGCTGCACGCGCAGTGGACGCTGCGGGCGCTGGCGGCCGGCAAGCACGTGCTGTGCGAGAAGCCGTTCGCCCTGCGGTACGCCGACGCGGACAAGGCGGTCTGTCTCGCCCGCGAGCGCGGCCTGCTGCTGATGGAGAGCTTCATGTTCCTGCACCACTCCCAGCACGCCCGGGTCCGCCGGCTCCTCGACGACGGGCTGATCGGCGAACTGCAGCTGTTCGGCTCCGAGTTCGGCATCCCGCTGCGCCGCGAGAGCGACGGCACCCATCGGCGCGCCAGCACCCTGCCCGAGGTCGCCGCCTACCCGCTGCGCGCCGCCCGGCTCTTCCTGGGCCCCGGCCTGCGGGTGGCCGGCGCCCATGTCCGCGCGGCCGGCCCGCACGGACCCGCCCCCGCCGGCGGCGCCCTGCTGACGGCGCCCTCCGGGGCGGCGGCCCAGCTCGCCTACGGCGTCGAGCACGCCTACCGCAGCGGATACGACCTGTGGGGCAGCCGGGGACGGCTGCGCCTGGAACGCGCCTTCAGCACCCCCGACGAGCATGTGCCCGTCCTGCACGTCGAACGCGGCGCCGGCGTCGAGGAGATCCGCCTCGCGCCCGACGCCCACTTCACCAACATCGCGGGCGTCTTCGCCCGCGCCGTCCTCGACGGCGAGGACTTCACCCCGCACACCGAGGCCGTCCTGGACCACGCCCGGCTCGTGGACGAGGTCGAACAGGCCGCCGCCCGCCCGGCAGCCCCCTGA
- a CDS encoding ester cyclase, giving the protein MAANHRELVQRFVDMINSHDVSTMSAHTAPGHIDHNPVVEDGIEANTAFWEQIFAAFPDVKVVTHDLVVEGDRIAGRFEYSGTHRGTFFGVEATGRPLSFQSIDFWRVEDGLLAEHWDQLDMAGLFRQLGVDIHAGQEA; this is encoded by the coding sequence ATGGCAGCCAACCACCGTGAACTCGTCCAGCGCTTCGTCGACATGATCAACAGTCATGACGTGAGCACCATGAGCGCGCACACCGCGCCCGGGCACATCGACCACAACCCGGTCGTCGAGGACGGCATCGAGGCCAACACGGCGTTCTGGGAGCAGATCTTCGCCGCGTTCCCCGACGTGAAGGTCGTCACCCACGACCTCGTCGTGGAGGGGGACCGGATCGCGGGCCGCTTCGAGTACTCCGGCACCCACCGGGGCACGTTCTTCGGGGTCGAGGCGACCGGGCGTCCGCTCAGCTTCCAGTCGATCGACTTCTGGCGGGTCGAGGACGGGCTGCTGGCCGAGCACTGGGACCAGCTGGACATGGCCGGTCTCTTCCGCCAGCTCGGCGTCGACATCCACGCCGGCCAGGAGGCGTGA
- a CDS encoding glucose-1-phosphate thymidylyltransferase gives MKALVLSGGAGTRLRPLTHTSAKQLVPVANKPVLFYGLEAIADAGITEVGIIVGDTADEITQAVGDGSKFGLAVTYIPQSAPLGLAHAVLIAREFLADDDFVMYLGDNFIVGGISDLVDAFRAQRPAAQILLTQVSDPTQFGVAEFGPDGRIVGLEEKPEHPRSDLALVGVYLFTDAVHEAVRAIKPSWRGELEITHALQWLIDHDRDVRSTTISGYWKDTGNVGDMLEVNRSVLEHAEPRIEGDVDDTSEIIGRVRIDEGARVTGSRIVGPAVIGTGSVITGSYVGPFTSIAPDCRITDSEIEFSIVLDGSSVHGARRVEASIIGRNVEVTPAPRIPAAHRLILGDHSKVQISS, from the coding sequence ATGAAGGCTCTCGTACTCTCCGGCGGGGCCGGAACCCGCCTGCGCCCCCTCACCCACACATCCGCCAAGCAGCTGGTGCCCGTGGCCAACAAGCCGGTGCTCTTCTACGGCCTGGAAGCGATCGCGGACGCGGGCATCACCGAGGTCGGGATCATCGTCGGGGACACCGCCGACGAGATCACGCAAGCCGTCGGCGACGGCTCCAAGTTCGGCCTCGCCGTCACCTACATCCCCCAGTCCGCGCCCCTCGGGCTGGCCCACGCCGTCCTCATCGCCCGCGAGTTCCTCGCCGACGACGACTTCGTCATGTACCTCGGCGACAACTTCATCGTGGGCGGCATCTCCGACCTGGTCGACGCCTTCCGCGCGCAGCGGCCCGCCGCCCAGATCCTGCTCACCCAGGTCTCCGACCCGACGCAGTTCGGGGTCGCCGAATTCGGCCCCGACGGACGGATCGTGGGCCTGGAGGAGAAACCGGAGCACCCCAGGAGCGACCTCGCGCTCGTCGGCGTCTACCTGTTCACCGACGCCGTGCACGAGGCCGTCCGCGCCATCAAGCCGTCCTGGCGCGGCGAACTGGAGATCACCCACGCGCTGCAGTGGCTGATCGACCACGACCGCGACGTCCGCTCCACGACGATCTCCGGATACTGGAAGGACACCGGGAACGTCGGCGACATGCTGGAGGTCAACCGGTCCGTCCTGGAACACGCCGAACCCCGCATCGAGGGCGACGTCGACGACACCAGCGAGATCATCGGCCGGGTACGGATCGACGAGGGCGCCCGCGTCACCGGCTCCCGCATCGTGGGCCCCGCCGTCATCGGCACCGGCAGCGTGATCACCGGCTCCTACGTCGGCCCGTTCACCTCCATCGCCCCCGACTGCCGCATCACCGACAGCGAGATCGAGTTCTCCATCGTCCTGGACGGCTCCTCGGTGCACGGCGCCCGCCGCGTGGAGGCCTCCATCATCGGCCGCAACGTGGAGGTGACCCCCGCCCCCCGGATCCCCGCCGCCCACCGCCTCATCCTCGGCGACCACAGCAAGGTGCAGATTTCCTCATGA
- the rfbB gene encoding dTDP-glucose 4,6-dehydratase, with translation MTTTRILVTGGAGFIGSHYVRTLLGPAGPGDVHVTVLDKLTYAGNPANLDPVRGHPGFRFVQGDICDTRLVAELVAGHEQIVHFAAESHVDRSILGAAEFITTNVLGTQTLLDAALRRPGGRARFLHVSTDEVYGSVAEGSWPESDPLRPNSPYAASKASSDLVALSYHRTHGLDVRVTRCSNNYGHHHFPEKVIPLFVTNLLDGHRVPLYGEGLNVRDWLHIDDHVQGLELVRTGGRPGEVYNIGGGTELSNKELTTLLLDLAGAGWDSVEHVPDRLGHDLRYSVDCGKISRELGYRPRKDFTQGLAETFAWYRDNRSWWEPLKHRAAL, from the coding sequence ATGACCACCACACGCATCCTCGTCACCGGCGGCGCGGGGTTCATCGGCTCGCACTACGTGCGCACCCTGCTCGGCCCGGCCGGCCCCGGCGACGTCCACGTCACCGTCCTCGACAAACTCACCTACGCCGGCAACCCCGCCAACCTCGACCCGGTCCGCGGCCACCCCGGCTTCCGCTTCGTCCAGGGCGACATCTGCGACACCCGCCTGGTCGCCGAACTCGTCGCCGGACACGAGCAGATCGTGCACTTCGCCGCCGAGTCCCACGTCGACCGCTCCATCCTCGGCGCCGCCGAGTTCATCACCACCAACGTGCTCGGCACCCAGACCCTCCTGGACGCGGCGCTGCGCCGGCCCGGCGGCCGCGCCCGCTTCCTGCACGTGTCCACCGACGAGGTCTACGGCTCCGTGGCCGAGGGATCCTGGCCGGAGAGCGACCCGCTGCGGCCCAACTCCCCCTACGCCGCCTCCAAGGCCTCCTCCGACCTGGTGGCCCTGTCCTACCACCGCACCCACGGCCTCGACGTACGGGTGACCCGCTGCTCCAACAACTACGGCCACCACCACTTCCCCGAGAAGGTCATCCCGCTGTTCGTCACCAACCTCCTCGACGGACACCGCGTCCCGCTGTACGGGGAAGGACTGAACGTACGGGACTGGCTGCACATCGACGACCACGTCCAGGGCCTGGAACTGGTCCGCACCGGCGGCCGGCCCGGCGAGGTCTACAACATCGGCGGCGGCACCGAACTGAGCAACAAGGAACTGACCACGCTGCTGCTGGATCTGGCCGGAGCGGGCTGGGACAGCGTCGAGCACGTGCCCGACCGGCTCGGCCACGACCTGCGCTACTCGGTGGACTGCGGCAAGATCTCCCGCGAGCTGGGCTACCGGCCCCGCAAGGACTTCACCCAGGGCCTGGCGGAGACCTTCGCCTGGTACCGCGACAACCGTTCCTGGTGGGAACCGCTCAAACACAGGGCCGCCCTGTGA
- a CDS encoding dTDP-4-dehydrorhamnose 3,5-epimerase family protein yields MAIEEMKVRDAFRITPSQLPDNRGRFFEAWRMGELTGSSGQPFTVRQVNFSVSHRDTLRGIHGTTLPPGQAKLVTCVRGAALDVVVDLRVGSPTFGMFDTTLQEAGSGIGVYLADGLGHAFLALTDDTCMNYLCSEEYVPGTMVDIQALDPAIGIPWPTTTGLIRSEKDATAPSLSEAVERGLLPTYEEALTSYGPSWQLPHPQHLTR; encoded by the coding sequence ATGGCCATTGAGGAGATGAAGGTCCGCGACGCCTTCCGGATCACGCCGTCGCAACTCCCGGACAACCGGGGCCGGTTCTTCGAGGCCTGGCGCATGGGCGAACTGACCGGAAGCAGCGGCCAGCCGTTCACCGTCCGCCAGGTCAACTTCTCGGTCTCCCACCGTGACACGCTGCGCGGCATCCACGGCACCACCCTCCCGCCCGGCCAGGCGAAACTGGTGACCTGCGTCCGCGGCGCCGCCCTGGACGTGGTGGTCGACCTGCGCGTCGGCTCCCCGACGTTCGGCATGTTCGACACCACCCTGCAGGAGGCCGGCTCCGGCATCGGCGTCTACCTCGCCGACGGCCTCGGCCACGCCTTCCTCGCCCTGACCGACGACACCTGCATGAACTATCTGTGCTCCGAGGAGTACGTGCCCGGCACCATGGTCGACATCCAGGCCCTCGACCCGGCCATCGGCATCCCCTGGCCCACCACCACGGGCCTGATCCGCTCCGAGAAGGACGCCACCGCCCCGAGCCTGTCCGAGGCCGTCGAACGCGGCCTGCTGCCCACCTACGAAGAGGCCCTCACCTCCTACGGCCCCTCCTGGCAACTCCCGCACCCCCAACACCTCACCCGCTGA